The following are encoded together in the Juglans microcarpa x Juglans regia isolate MS1-56 chromosome 2D, Jm3101_v1.0, whole genome shotgun sequence genome:
- the LOC121248466 gene encoding vascular-related unknown protein 1 isoform X2: MENSLSSCINKAVASKGTTNSPEESGWTAYFEDFSSYEGHSSSNSSFHTSSGVSDAASSAAWKNPDSNLKIPKRLSFKKTRTKIISFDDSLEDTASSPVSSPKVGDLEPGDMNPRKAHDHHIISSLSMADTLDHYPELQADERREIMNFGGKNNHDYTDLRKRGLCLVPLSNST, translated from the exons ATGGAAAACTCTTTGAGttcatgtattaacaaagctgTTGCTTCTAAAGGAACCACAAACAGCCCTGAAGAGAGTGGTTGGACTGCATACTTTGAAGATTTCTCAAGTTATGAAGGACACAGTTCCTCTAATTCTAGTTTTCATACCTCTTCTGGGGTCTCTGATGCTGCTTCTTCTGCTGCATGGAAAAATCCCGATAGCAATCTGAAGATTCCCAAGAGATTGAGCTTCAAGAAAACAAGaaccaaaataatttcttttgacGATTCTTTGGAGGATACTGCTAGCTCCCCAGTTAGTAGTCCCAAG GTTGGTGATTTGGAACCAGGTGATATGAATCCAAGAAAGGCACATGATCATCATATTATTAGTTCcttg AGCATGGCAGATACTTTAGATCATTATCCAGAACTGCAGGCAGATGAAAGAAGGGAAATCATGAACTTTGGTGGAAAGAATAATCATGACTACACAGATTTAAGGAAGAGGGGACTGTGCTTGGTTCCTTTGTCCAA CAGTACTTAG
- the LOC121248466 gene encoding vascular-related unknown protein 1 isoform X1: MENSLSSCINKAVASKGTTNSPEESGWTAYFEDFSSYEGHSSSNSSFHTSSGVSDAASSAAWKNPDSNLKIPKRLSFKKTRTKIISFDDSLEDTASSPVSSPKVGDLEPGDMNPRKAHDHHIISSLSMADTLDHYPELQADERREIMNFGGKNNHDYTDLRKRGLCLVPLSKEYLYVCEKSGTDETFSRMIELLFALILERPRSNVEGATLSWFPSLID; this comes from the exons ATGGAAAACTCTTTGAGttcatgtattaacaaagctgTTGCTTCTAAAGGAACCACAAACAGCCCTGAAGAGAGTGGTTGGACTGCATACTTTGAAGATTTCTCAAGTTATGAAGGACACAGTTCCTCTAATTCTAGTTTTCATACCTCTTCTGGGGTCTCTGATGCTGCTTCTTCTGCTGCATGGAAAAATCCCGATAGCAATCTGAAGATTCCCAAGAGATTGAGCTTCAAGAAAACAAGaaccaaaataatttcttttgacGATTCTTTGGAGGATACTGCTAGCTCCCCAGTTAGTAGTCCCAAG GTTGGTGATTTGGAACCAGGTGATATGAATCCAAGAAAGGCACATGATCATCATATTATTAGTTCcttg AGCATGGCAGATACTTTAGATCATTATCCAGAACTGCAGGCAGATGAAAGAAGGGAAATCATGAACTTTGGTGGAAAGAATAATCATGACTACACAGATTTAAGGAAGAGGGGACTGTGCTTGGTTCCTTTGTCCAA AGAATATTTATATGTTTGCGAGAAATCAGGGACTGATGAGACATTTTCAAGAATGATAGAGCTCTTATTTGCGTTGATCTTGGAACGTCCTCGATCCAATGTTGAGGGTGCAACATTAAGCTGGTTCCCATCCCTTATTGATTAA
- the LOC121248466 gene encoding vascular-related unknown protein 1 isoform X3 — translation MENSLSSCINKAVASKGTTNSPEESGWTAYFEDFSSYEGHSSSNSSFHTSSGVSDAASSAAWKNPDSNLKIPKRLSFKKTRTKIISFDDSLEDTASSPVSSPKVGDLEPGDMNPRKAHDHHIISSLSMADTLDHYPELQADERREIMNFGGKNNHDYTDLRKRGLCLVPLSNT, via the exons ATGGAAAACTCTTTGAGttcatgtattaacaaagctgTTGCTTCTAAAGGAACCACAAACAGCCCTGAAGAGAGTGGTTGGACTGCATACTTTGAAGATTTCTCAAGTTATGAAGGACACAGTTCCTCTAATTCTAGTTTTCATACCTCTTCTGGGGTCTCTGATGCTGCTTCTTCTGCTGCATGGAAAAATCCCGATAGCAATCTGAAGATTCCCAAGAGATTGAGCTTCAAGAAAACAAGaaccaaaataatttcttttgacGATTCTTTGGAGGATACTGCTAGCTCCCCAGTTAGTAGTCCCAAG GTTGGTGATTTGGAACCAGGTGATATGAATCCAAGAAAGGCACATGATCATCATATTATTAGTTCcttg AGCATGGCAGATACTTTAGATCATTATCCAGAACTGCAGGCAGATGAAAGAAGGGAAATCATGAACTTTGGTGGAAAGAATAATCATGACTACACAGATTTAAGGAAGAGGGGACTGTGCTTGGTTCCTTTGTCCAA TACTTAG